The following proteins are encoded in a genomic region of Desulfosporosinus youngiae DSM 17734:
- a CDS encoding EAL and HDOD domain-containing protein, translated as MTLMFARQPILNLNHQLFGYEFLCREEGKGNAYSCDNGDVATSNVMAASFLSMGVSELSNQKKAFINFTETMLLHGVATLFPREQIVVEVLENVEPSMDIIAACQHLKAEGYTIALDDFVFNLKYEPLIELADIIKVDFMLTKTDHDRSYVVKQLQNKRVRFLAEKVESYADFQSAVKAGYTLFQGYYFSKPVITSSTRIPPAKVNHLKLINLLESKDPKFEDISRIIEKDVSFSYEILRIANTAYYYRGQSISSIRQAAIRIGLDELKKWAFITVLRKIGGNGQDTIVNLSAQRAKTLELLCRKLSLTGQEMEFFTLGILSMIDVLAGCPMELLLPELPVSDEVVRVLSGNYAEGKMSACYKLVLAYEKGKWDTIFDYADRYAINVEDVAEAYFKAVVWTNNVELN; from the coding sequence ATGACCTTGATGTTTGCCCGCCAACCGATTCTTAACCTTAATCATCAATTGTTTGGGTATGAGTTTCTATGCCGAGAAGAAGGGAAAGGCAACGCTTATAGCTGTGATAATGGTGATGTCGCTACTTCCAATGTGATGGCAGCCAGCTTCTTGTCGATGGGGGTCAGTGAACTATCGAATCAGAAAAAGGCCTTTATCAACTTTACGGAAACCATGCTTTTGCATGGAGTGGCAACCTTGTTTCCCAGGGAACAAATAGTTGTAGAGGTACTGGAAAACGTCGAGCCAAGTATGGACATCATAGCCGCTTGCCAACATCTTAAAGCAGAAGGATATACCATTGCTCTGGACGATTTTGTGTTCAATCTAAAGTATGAACCATTGATTGAATTAGCCGATATTATTAAAGTCGATTTTATGTTAACTAAAACGGATCATGATCGGAGCTATGTTGTCAAGCAATTGCAAAATAAGAGGGTCCGGTTCCTTGCCGAAAAAGTCGAAAGTTATGCCGATTTTCAGAGCGCGGTTAAAGCTGGCTATACACTCTTTCAAGGGTATTATTTTTCCAAACCTGTCATAACCTCTTCGACAAGAATCCCGCCGGCCAAGGTAAACCATCTCAAATTAATTAATTTGCTGGAAAGTAAAGATCCTAAATTTGAAGATATCTCGCGAATTATTGAAAAAGATGTCTCTTTTTCTTATGAAATTTTGCGAATTGCCAATACCGCTTATTATTATCGGGGCCAGAGCATCTCGTCAATTAGGCAGGCGGCGATTCGAATTGGTCTGGATGAACTAAAAAAATGGGCCTTTATAACGGTGCTCCGCAAAATTGGCGGCAACGGCCAGGATACGATTGTGAATCTTTCTGCCCAGCGTGCCAAAACTCTGGAACTTCTCTGCCGGAAGTTAAGCCTGACTGGGCAAGAAATGGAATTTTTTACTTTAGGTATTTTGTCCATGATTGATGTTTTAGCCGGCTGTCCAATGGAGCTCCTTCTGCCGGAATTGCCCGTATCGGATGAGGTGGTACGGGTACTTTCAGGGAACTATGCTGAAGGAAAAATGTCAGCCTGCTACAAATTAGTCTTAGCCTATGAAAAAGGCAAATGGGATACGATTTTTGATTATGCGGATAGGTATGCCATTAACGTTGAGGATGTTGCCGAAGCCTATTTTAAGGCGGTTGTTTGGACAAATAATGTTGAGCTGAATTAG
- a CDS encoding sensor histidine kinase, protein MTYLINDNPETQFAPAARLADDLILGQAEQIKQQALIPDLFNILPYIILVLNKERQIIYSNHVLFETLGITSQENLIGLRPGEILNCVHSHETPGGCGTTECCSVCGAVLAILESQQTKAPVAKECLLSAGSAGDTKSFELSVYAAPAGVINGEYTLLIVRDISEEKRRQVFEQVFFHDLLNTSGAVKGFVQIMKESPNLNEVQELSTHATEAVDILIDEINSQRDLIAAENGELKLNLSSFSAKGLVAKLVEFYQNYDTALCPIEIACSEDVILESDIILVRRIVNNMLKNAIEASDEDTDTVTIAVEKKDDYVEFSVTNPQAIPREVQLQIFKRSYSNKGSGRGIGTYSMKLLGEKYLQGYVYFSSNQGTTFVFGVPIRKQ, encoded by the coding sequence ATGACTTATTTAATAAATGACAACCCTGAAACCCAATTTGCACCTGCTGCCCGTTTAGCTGATGACCTAATCTTGGGACAAGCAGAACAAATAAAACAACAAGCTTTGATTCCTGACCTCTTTAATATCCTTCCTTATATTATCCTTGTTTTGAACAAAGAACGACAAATCATCTATTCAAACCATGTTTTATTTGAGACCTTGGGAATTACATCACAAGAGAATCTAATAGGTCTGCGCCCCGGAGAGATCTTAAACTGTGTTCATTCTCACGAGACCCCAGGGGGCTGTGGAACCACGGAATGCTGCAGTGTTTGTGGAGCTGTCCTGGCAATCCTGGAATCACAGCAGACGAAAGCCCCTGTCGCCAAAGAATGCCTTCTTTCTGCAGGAAGCGCCGGCGATACAAAAAGCTTTGAACTGTCGGTTTATGCTGCTCCTGCCGGAGTTATCAATGGCGAGTATACACTCCTCATCGTCAGAGATATCAGCGAAGAGAAAAGACGACAGGTGTTCGAACAGGTATTCTTTCACGACCTGCTGAATACGTCGGGGGCTGTCAAAGGGTTTGTTCAGATAATGAAAGAATCACCAAACTTGAACGAAGTTCAGGAATTATCGACTCACGCCACTGAAGCCGTTGATATTCTCATTGATGAAATCAATAGTCAAAGAGATCTGATAGCCGCTGAAAATGGAGAACTCAAACTGAATCTGTCAAGTTTTTCGGCAAAAGGTTTGGTTGCCAAGCTGGTTGAGTTTTATCAAAACTATGACACAGCGCTTTGTCCCATAGAGATCGCCTGCTCTGAAGATGTCATCCTGGAAAGTGATATTATTTTGGTAAGACGTATTGTTAACAATATGTTAAAAAACGCCATTGAAGCTTCCGATGAGGATACCGATACGGTAACCATAGCAGTTGAAAAAAAGGACGACTATGTTGAATTCAGCGTGACTAATCCCCAAGCCATACCGCGAGAGGTTCAACTGCAAATTTTCAAACGCTCCTATTCCAACAAAGGTAGCGGGCGTGGAATCGGAACCTACAGCATGAAACTTCTCGGGGAAAAATATTTGCAAGGCTATGTTTATTTCTCTTCAAATCAAGGAACGACCTTTGTTTTTGGGGTACCCATCCGCAAACAATGA
- a CDS encoding response regulator, with amino-acid sequence MKKALVVDDTKSNRLFLSKCLESEGYLVKSAGNGKQAMDLLKAENYHIIFLDIKMPYMSGTEVFKWLTQQGIKAPVVITTAYATVKNAVECTQMGAVAYLQKPFTLARFRELVLEIEQKISGSTVKTNFIPDPVIENQEDFQVVKRDLECDNPAAALIYLKQALSEDPANPEIYRLLSEAYYSIGNKDYAEKFMQASEVFKVRDLI; translated from the coding sequence ATTTTTATCTAAATGCTTGGAATCTGAAGGCTATCTGGTCAAAAGCGCCGGAAACGGCAAACAGGCCATGGACCTACTGAAAGCTGAGAACTATCATATCATATTTTTAGATATAAAAATGCCTTATATGAGTGGGACAGAAGTCTTTAAATGGCTAACGCAACAGGGTATTAAGGCCCCCGTTGTCATAACTACAGCATATGCCACTGTAAAAAATGCAGTGGAATGTACTCAAATGGGTGCCGTCGCTTATCTTCAGAAGCCCTTCACCTTAGCTAGGTTTAGGGAACTAGTGCTTGAAATCGAGCAAAAAATATCCGGCAGCACGGTGAAAACAAACTTTATTCCTGACCCTGTTATTGAAAATCAAGAGGATTTTCAAGTCGTCAAAAGAGATTTGGAATGCGATAATCCAGCGGCAGCTTTAATATATCTGAAACAAGCACTTTCTGAGGATCCTGCGAACCCGGAAATATATCGATTATTAAGCGAGGCCTATTATTCAATCGGAAATAAAGACTACGCGGAAAAATTTATGCAAGCCTCTGAAGTTTTTAAGGTAAGGGATTTGATCTAA